In the Streptomyces sp. 3214.6 genome, CACTTCCGGGAAACCGCTCTTTTGGCGCCGCCTGTCCGTTTTCCCCCAGGTCCCTACTCCTGCGTCGGCTCCTCCTCGGAGCCCTCGGTCTTGTCCTCGGACGCCTCCGGCTTCTCGGGGAGTTCCGCGGCCAGTGCCGCCGCTGCCTGCACCAATGGCAGTGCGAGCAGGGCGCCGGCGCCCTCGCCGACCCTCACGCCCTGGTCAAGGAGCGGTTCCAGAGCCATCCGATCGAGTGCCTTCGCCTGCCCCGGTTCACCGCTCTTGTGTGCGGCCAGCCACCAGTCCGGCGCCCGGAACGCGATCCGCTGCCCGACGAGCGCGCACGCCGCCGCCACGACGCCGTCCAGGACGACCGGCAACTTCCGCACCGCGCACTGGAGCAGAAAGCCCGTCATGGCGGCGAGGTCGGCGCCGCCCACCGTCGCCAGCAGCTGCAACTGCTCGCCGAGCACCGGCCGCGCCCGGCGCAACGCGTCCCGGATCGCGGCGCACTTGCGCATCCACGCCAGGTCGTCGATCGCCTCGCCGCCCCGCCCGGTCACCACGGACGCGTCCGTCCCGCACAGCGCTGCGACCAGCACGCCCGCCGCCGTCGTCCCGCCGACGCTCACGTCGCCGAGCACGACCAGATCCGTGCCGGAGTCGGCCTCCTCGTCGGCGACGGCCACGCCCGCCCGGAAGGCGGCCTCCGCCTCCTCGACCGTCAGCGCGTCCTCGATGTCGATCCGGCCGCTGCCGCGCCGCACCCGATGCCGTACGACGTCCTCGGGGAACAGGTCCGGGTCGCAGTCCAGGGCCATGTCCACGACCCGCAACGGCACGCCGAGACGGCGGGCGAGCACGGAGACCGGACGGCCGCCCTCCAGGACCTCGCGCACCAACTCGGCGGCGCTGCCCGCGGGTCGGACGGAGACGCCGAGCTCGGCGATGCCGTGGTCGCCGGCGAACAGCACCACCCGCGGCCGCTCGACCGGCCGCACGGGCGCCGCGCCCTGTGCCGCCGCCAGCCACTCACCCAGGTCGTCCAGGCGCCCCAGCGAACCGGGCGGCACGACCTGACGTTCCCGGCGCGCCTCCGCGTCGCGGCGCACCCCGCCGTCGGGGCGCTCGATCAGATCGGTGAAGTCGTCGAGATTAAGCGAGCTCATTCGCCGAACAGTACCGGCACTGATCGAACGGTTCAGCGCTACATCGTCACCACGCCCCCACCACGCCCTCATGGCGTCATTGCACCCGGGATCGGTATCCCATACGTTCCGTTTTGCCACAATTTGTGTTCGCCTGTCGTGTGCCCATCCCGTCCTCCCCGGAGCCGCTCATGCCCCCCAGGCCCGTCCACGAGCCGCGCCGCGACGACTGCCCCTGGTGCGGCTCGAAACGCCTGCGCACCCGGCTGCGCGCACCGGACCTGCGCCATCGCAGACCCGGCACGTTCGTGGTCGACGAGTGCCGGGACTGCGCCCACGCCTTCCAGAACCCGCGCCTGACCACCGAGGGACTCCAGCTGTACGGCGCGGCGAGCGACCAGCGGGCCGGCCACGGGCAGTTGAGGGCCACGGCACGGGCGATGCTGCCCTTCCCCGAACCGGAGAGCTGGCTGGACGTCGGGACGGGGGACGCGCCCTTCCCGGCGGCGGCGAAGGAACTGTTCGTCTACACGGCGTTCGACGGGGTGGACCCGACCCTCAGAGTGGAGCGGGCGAGAGCCGCGGGCCGCCTCGAGGAGGCCCACGTGGGCCATCTGACCGCGCCGGAGGTCCTGTCCCGCGTGCGGGGCCGCTACGACGTGGTCAGCATGCTCCACCACCTGGAACACACCCGGGAGCCGAGGAAGGAACTCGCGGCCGCGCTGGCCGCCCTGCGTCCCGGCGGCCACCTCCTCCTGGAACTCCCGGACCCCTCCAGCGCGTCCGCCGCCGTCCTCGGCAAGTGGTGGCACTCCCACGACCAGCCCCGCCACCTCCACCTGATCCCCCTGGCCAACCTCCGCACGGAACTCCAGGCCCGGGGCTGCGAGATCGTCGTGACGGACCGCAGGGCTCCGCACACCCCGCACGACCTGGCGACGGCGGCCTCGCTCTACCTGAACCGGACCCGGCTGCGCCGCATGGCCGGCCCCCTGACCGCCCTGGCCGCCACTCTCGACCACGCCCTGGCCCCAGCCCTACGCCGCACCCGCTTCTCAAACGCCTACCGCCTCATCGCCCGCAAGCCCTAACCCCCCGCAACACCCCGACCCCAGCGACCCCGAAGCGCCGCGACCCGAACCCCGGCGGGCCGTGGGCCGGGGCTGGGCTGGAGGCTGTGGGGCGGAGTTGGGCGGTCAGGCGCGCAGTGGCAGGGCTTGGCCTGCTACCACCAGTACGACCTGTTCGCACTCGGTGGCGACCGCCGCGTTCAGCCGGCCCAGTTCGTCCCGGTAGCGCCGCCCCGACGCCGTGGCCGGCACGATCCCGGAGCCGACCTCGTTCGACACCAGTACGACGGTCCGCCGCGCCGAGCGCACGGCCGCCGCCAACTCCGTCACCCGCGCGCGCAGCGCCTTCTCGCCGCCGTCCGCCCACACCGCGTCGTCCCACGCCCCGACGGAGTCCATGGCGTCCGTCAGCCACAGCGACAGACAGTCGATCAGCAGCGGCGCCCCCTCCGCCGCGAGCAACGGCACCAGGTCGCAGGTCTCCGTCGTCCGCCAGGACCCCGGCCGCCGCTCCCGGTGCGCCGCGACCCGCGACGCCCACTCGGTGTCGCCGCCGCGCGTCCCCCCGGTGGCGACGTACAGCACGTCCGGGAAGGACTCCAGCCGACGCTCGGCCTCCACCGACTTCCCCGACCGGGCCCCGCCCAGTACCAGCGTCCGCCTCGGCACGTCCGGCACCTCCTCGTACACCCCCACCGTCAGCGTCGACCCGTCCGCCACCGCCCGCGCCCCCGCCGCAGCGAGCCGCCGCGCGAGTTCCGCGCCCGGCGGCACGTCGTGGTCCAGGTGGACGGCGACCACGTCCGTCGTCGGCCCCACCGCGCCCACCGCCCGCAGCTTCGCCAGCGCGTCCGGCCGCCCCACGACATCCGTGAGGACCATGTCGTACCGCTCGGCGGCCCCCGACCCCTCCTCCAGGCCCGCCGGCGCGCCCCCGGGCGGCAGATACAGCAGCCGCTGCCCGTCCGGGCCGGTGACCGCGTACCCGGTGCCCGGCGCGTCCATCGCCACGGCCCGCACCCGATGCCCCGTCAGCAGCGCCAACTCCCGCCCGTCCGGCACCCGGCCGGGCTGCGGCAGCCCGGCCGGCACCTCCACCGGCGGCCCGTCGTGCGGATGCGTCAGCAGCACCTGCCGCACCCCGCCCAGCGAGTGACCCGCGCGCGCGGCGGCGAACGCGGCGCCCGGCGTCAGATCGAGCAGCAGCGTCCCGTCCACGAGCAACGCGGTCGCCGCGCGCGCGTGCGCACCGAGCGAGGTCGCGCACACGGAGCAGGGACAGTCGGGGCGGGGCAGGCCCGCGGGGGCGCCGGTACCGAGCAGAGTGACTTCCACGGAGCTGATTTTCGCCTGTCTGACCTGGTCTTGCGCATCCGACTAGGCTGCTCGGCAGGAGCCGGACCAAGATCCGGCTTCTGCTCTGCACGTGGTCACAGCTGGGAGGCGTACATGGCGGCATGGACGTGGCGGTTCGAGAAGGCCGACGGGACGGAGGTCCAACCCGCGGTGCAGCCCGAGGAGTTCACCACGCAGGGGGACGCCGAGTCCTGGATCGGGGAAGTGTGGAAGGACCTCCTCGAAGGCGGCGCGGACCAGGTACGGCTGTTCGAGGACTCCACCGAGATCTACGGCCCGATGAGCCTGCGCGCGAACGAGGCGTAGCCGCACAGCGGGGTGGCCCCACCACGGCCACCCCGTACGCCGTTCACTCGTACGAGCGGAGCGTGACCGCTCAGCCGCGCACCCCGCACAGGTGCAGCAGCGCCGCGACCTGCCGGTAGGGGTCGGTCCGCCCGGCCCGCTCCTCGGCGGCCAGCAGGGCCTCGACGTCGCCCGGGATCTCCGCCCCGTCCGCCGCCGTGTCCGTGAAGACCCGCACGCCGTACCAGGCCTGCAGCGGAGCGCCGATCCCGGCGAGCGTGCCGGTCAGCGTCGTCAGCCGGTCCGCCCGTACGTCGAGCCCCAGCCGGTTGCGGTAGGCGTCGGAGCCGAAGGCGCCCAGCGCGCCCGTCCAGTCGCCGGACAGGCCCGGCCGCATGGCCAGCGCGTCCGCGTTCCTGACCAGCAGCGACAGCAGACCGCCCGGCGCCAGCATCCGCGCGAGCCCCGCGAGCAGCGGATCCGGCTCCGCGACGTACATGAGCACGCCGTGGCACAGCACCACGTCGAAGCTGCCCGGCAGGAAGTGCACTCCGGTGTCGCGGCCGTCGCCCTCGATGATCCGCATCCGCTCCCGGATGCCCTCGGGTTCGCCGCACAGCGCCTCACGGGCCGCGGCGATCATCGTCGCGTCCTGCTCGAGACCGGTCACCTGATGTCCGAGCCGGGCCAGCCGCAGCGCCTGCGTGCCCTGGCCCATCCCGACGTCGAGCACCCGCAGCCGCTGCCCCACCGGGTAGCGCGCCGCTATCTGTTCGTCGAGCTGCCGGGCCACCAGCTCCTGTCGTACGACGTCACGCAGCCCGCCCAGCCTGCTCAGCCAGGCCTCGGCCGCTCCCCCGGAGAAGGCCGCAGCGCTCAGAGCCGTGCTCCACGCTTGAGCTGGGGCTTGGGCAGCCGGAGCCGGCGCATCTGCAGCGAGCGCATCAGCGCGTACGCCACCGCGCCCCGCCGGTTCTGGTCGGGGAAGCGCTCCGCCAGCTGCTTGCGCAGCCGGAACCCGGTGACGAACGAGTCCAGCACGATCAGCACGATCACGACCAGCCACAGCAGCAGCGCGATGGTCTGCAGCGAGCCCACCCGCACCATGCTCAGCACCAGGATGACCACGGCCATCGGCAGGAAGAACTCCGCCACGTTGAACCGCGAGTCGATGAAGTCCCGGGCGTGCTTGCGCACCGGGCCCTTGTCGCGGACCGGCAGGTAACGCTCGTCACCGCCGGCCAGCGCCTGGCGCTGGCGGTCCAGCTGGGCACGGCGCTCCTCGCGCTGACGCTTGGCGGCGTCCTTGCGCGACGTCGAGGTGCTGGCGACGCTGCGGCGCTGGGACTGGGCCTCACTGCGCTTGGGCGTGGGCCTGCCCTTGGGGGCCTGCGGGTCACGGGTCTGCTTGGAGTCGGTCACCACCGCGTCGGCGGGGGCCTTCTCTTCCTTGGCACGGCTACGGAACACAAAACCCAAGGGTAAGCGCTCCCGGGCATGGACCCCAGCCCGGAGGGGAACGATCCGGCAACACCAGTCGTCTGTAGAGGGGACAGACCGGGCAGGAGTGGGGAAGAAGGGGCACAGGGTGATCGGTCGCCCACCCTGAAGGTCACCTACTCCTCACGCCGGAGCAGGAGCGCGGTCAGTCGTCCTTGGGGATGAGCGCATCCGTCCCCGAACAGTGCGTCAATGGATGCAGGGCCCGTACTGTGGGTTCTGTCGCAGAGGTTCAGGCTGGACGTCAGAAGGGGGCGCGCGAAGCCCATGAGCGGTGTCATGAAGCGTATGGGGATGATCTTCCGCGCGAAGGCGAACAAGGCCCTTGACAGGGCCGAGGACCCGCGCGAAACCCTCGACTACTCGTACCAGAAGCAGCTGGAGCTCCTCCAGAAGGTCCGCCGCGGCGTCGCCGACGTGGCCACCTCGCGCAAGCGTCTCGAACTCCAGCTGAACCAGTTGCAGTCGCAGTCGACCAAGCTGGAGGACCAGGGCCGCAAGGCCCTCGCGCTCGGCCGTGAGGACCTCGCCCGCGAGGCGCTCTCCCGCCGCGCCGCCCTCCAGCAGCAGGTCACCGACCTCGAGACACAGCACGCCACGCTCCAGGGCGAGGAGGAGAAGCTCACCCTCGCGGCCCAGCGCCTCCAGGCCAAGGTGGACGCCTTCCGTACGAAGAAGGAGACCATCAAGGCCACCTACACCGCCGCCCAGGCCCAGACCCGCATCGGCGAGGCCTTCTCCGGCATCTCCGAGGAGATGGGCGACGTCGGCCTGGCCATCCAGCGCGCCGAGGACAAGACGGCCCAGCTCCAGGCCCGCGCCGGCGCTCTCGACGAGCTCATGGCCTCCGGCGCGCTGGACGACCCGACGGGCATGGCGAAGGACGACCTCCAGGCCGAGCTGGACCGCCTCTCCGGTGGTACGGATGTAGAGCTGGAACTGCAGCGCATGAAGGCGGAGCTCGCCGGCGGCTCGTCCTCCGGACAGCAGGCCATCGAAGGCGGCACGAGCCAGTCGCAGTCCCAGCAGCAGCCGCAGGACACCCCGCGCTTCGACAAGCAGTAACCGGCGCCGGGGCCCGGAGCCGAGGAGGGCGACATGATCGTACGGATCATGGGGGAGGGCCAGTGGACGCTGGCCGACTCCCACTTCGTCGAACTGAACAAGCTGGACGACGAGCTGCTGGCCGAGATGGAGCGCGGTGACGAGGAGGGCTTCCACCGCGTCATCGGCGCCCTCCTGGACGCGGTCCGCCGCCTGGGCGACCCCCTGCCGGACGACGCTCTGGAACCCTCGGAACTCATCCTTCCGGCCGCGGAAGCGAGCCTGGAGGAGGTTCGGGAGATGCTGAGCGACGACGGCCTGATCCCGGGGTGATCTTCTTCTAGCCCGTCCGGCGGGTGAGGACGAGGTCCCTTCGGGGCCGAGGCGGGGTCCGGGGGCGGCAGCCCCCGGTTACGGCAAGGAAAGCGACGGTAACTACGAGGTGACCCTCCTTGCCCGGGCCGAGTGCCAGCTCAAGGCCCACCCCCTGGCCCTGGACGCCTCGATCGCCGCAGGCGTCCTGCTCTGCATGCTGGCGGGCTCCTTCGTCGACCCGCACGGAGAGCACAGCGTCAGCTGGAGCATCCACAGCCCGGACCCGCTCAGCCTGCTGCTGATGACGCTCGGCGCCGTCGCCCTCGTCTTCCGCCGCAGCGCCCCCATGACGGTCCTCGCCCTCACCGGCGCCGCCTCCG is a window encoding:
- the cobT gene encoding nicotinate-nucleotide--dimethylbenzimidazole phosphoribosyltransferase, coding for MSSLNLDDFTDLIERPDGGVRRDAEARRERQVVPPGSLGRLDDLGEWLAAAQGAAPVRPVERPRVVLFAGDHGIAELGVSVRPAGSAAELVREVLEGGRPVSVLARRLGVPLRVVDMALDCDPDLFPEDVVRHRVRRGSGRIDIEDALTVEEAEAAFRAGVAVADEEADSGTDLVVLGDVSVGGTTAAGVLVAALCGTDASVVTGRGGEAIDDLAWMRKCAAIRDALRRARPVLGEQLQLLATVGGADLAAMTGFLLQCAVRKLPVVLDGVVAAACALVGQRIAFRAPDWWLAAHKSGEPGQAKALDRMALEPLLDQGVRVGEGAGALLALPLVQAAAALAAELPEKPEASEDKTEGSEEEPTQE
- a CDS encoding class I SAM-dependent methyltransferase, which translates into the protein MPPRPVHEPRRDDCPWCGSKRLRTRLRAPDLRHRRPGTFVVDECRDCAHAFQNPRLTTEGLQLYGAASDQRAGHGQLRATARAMLPFPEPESWLDVGTGDAPFPAAAKELFVYTAFDGVDPTLRVERARAAGRLEEAHVGHLTAPEVLSRVRGRYDVVSMLHHLEHTREPRKELAAALAALRPGGHLLLELPDPSSASAAVLGKWWHSHDQPRHLHLIPLANLRTELQARGCEIVVTDRRAPHTPHDLATAASLYLNRTRLRRMAGPLTALAATLDHALAPALRRTRFSNAYRLIARKP
- a CDS encoding bifunctional adenosylcobinamide kinase/adenosylcobinamide-phosphate guanylyltransferase; its protein translation is MEVTLLGTGAPAGLPRPDCPCSVCATSLGAHARAATALLVDGTLLLDLTPGAAFAAARAGHSLGGVRQVLLTHPHDGPPVEVPAGLPQPGRVPDGRELALLTGHRVRAVAMDAPGTGYAVTGPDGQRLLYLPPGGAPAGLEEGSGAAERYDMVLTDVVGRPDALAKLRAVGAVGPTTDVVAVHLDHDVPPGAELARRLAAAGARAVADGSTLTVGVYEEVPDVPRRTLVLGGARSGKSVEAERRLESFPDVLYVATGGTRGGDTEWASRVAAHRERRPGSWRTTETCDLVPLLAAEGAPLLIDCLSLWLTDAMDSVGAWDDAVWADGGEKALRARVTELAAAVRSARRTVVLVSNEVGSGIVPATASGRRYRDELGRLNAAVATECEQVVLVVAGQALPLRA
- a CDS encoding methyltransferase domain-containing protein, whose product is MARQLDEQIAARYPVGQRLRVLDVGMGQGTQALRLARLGHQVTGLEQDATMIAAAREALCGEPEGIRERMRIIEGDGRDTGVHFLPGSFDVVLCHGVLMYVAEPDPLLAGLARMLAPGGLLSLLVRNADALAMRPGLSGDWTGALGAFGSDAYRNRLGLDVRADRLTTLTGTLAGIGAPLQAWYGVRVFTDTAADGAEIPGDVEALLAAEERAGRTDPYRQVAALLHLCGVRG
- a CDS encoding DUF3043 domain-containing protein, translating into MFRSRAKEEKAPADAVVTDSKQTRDPQAPKGRPTPKRSEAQSQRRSVASTSTSRKDAAKRQREERRAQLDRQRQALAGGDERYLPVRDKGPVRKHARDFIDSRFNVAEFFLPMAVVILVLSMVRVGSLQTIALLLWLVVIVLIVLDSFVTGFRLRKQLAERFPDQNRRGAVAYALMRSLQMRRLRLPKPQLKRGARL
- a CDS encoding PspA/IM30 family protein, producing the protein MSGVMKRMGMIFRAKANKALDRAEDPRETLDYSYQKQLELLQKVRRGVADVATSRKRLELQLNQLQSQSTKLEDQGRKALALGREDLAREALSRRAALQQQVTDLETQHATLQGEEEKLTLAAQRLQAKVDAFRTKKETIKATYTAAQAQTRIGEAFSGISEEMGDVGLAIQRAEDKTAQLQARAGALDELMASGALDDPTGMAKDDLQAELDRLSGGTDVELELQRMKAELAGGSSSGQQAIEGGTSQSQSQQQPQDTPRFDKQ
- the pspAA gene encoding PspA-associated protein PspAA, translating into MIVRIMGEGQWTLADSHFVELNKLDDELLAEMERGDEEGFHRVIGALLDAVRRLGDPLPDDALEPSELILPAAEASLEEVREMLSDDGLIPG